In Oncorhynchus mykiss isolate Arlee chromosome 1, USDA_OmykA_1.1, whole genome shotgun sequence, the following proteins share a genomic window:
- the LOC110532345 gene encoding uncharacterized protein LOC110532345, protein MASHNHQLSPTGHFRILKVHQTELSESAADVTLQRLDECLGVTEDGGCGAAEADAVPRGVQRSPDQAEREAPGPQEWAGGPRGGPADHGGNNAYGEAPQGPLKQLSECTRLLQLTRA, encoded by the exons aTGGCCAGTCACAACCACCAGCTCAGCCCGACTGGACACTTCAGGATCCTGAAGGTCCACCAG ACGGAGCTCAGTGAGTCTGCGGCAGACGTCACTTTGCAGCGTCTAGACGAGTGTCTGGGAGTCACTGAGGACGGAGGCTGCGGTGCTGCAGAAGCAGACGCCGTCCCCAGAGGTGTGCAGCGCAGCCCAGACCAAGCCGAGCGTGAAGCTCCTGGCCCACAGGAATGGGCAGGGGGGCCTAGAGGAGGGCCAGCTGATCACGGTGGCAACAATGCCTATGGTGAGGCTCCACAGGGGCCACTGAAACAG TTGTCAGAGTGCACCCGCCTGCTCCAGCTAACCAGAGCTTAG